The genomic stretch TCGTCCGATGCCGGATACGAATGCACATTCGCGGCAGGTACGTCGAGGACGCGGAACAGATCGCGGGCCTGGACGTCGTTGCGGTCCTCGTGACCGCGCGGCACCCAGCGCTCGTCGCCCCACCAGAAGTGCACACGGGACCAGTCAACGTTCCCGGCGGCGGAGGAGGAGGCGATCTCCGCGAGCGTCGCGGCCCCCATGCTCCCTCCGGTGAGCACTACGTTCGCCGACCCCAGGTCGTCGAGGACGTCGATCGTCTTGGTCAGGAACCGTGCGGCGACCGAGCCGGCGAGGGTCTGCTTGTCGCGGTGGACCAGCACGCGGCGTTCGGTGGTCATCGGGGGTCTCCTTCGGGTTCGGGAGCCGACCGGCGGGGTTCGGCTCCGGTGTCGGGACGCTCTGAGGCAGGGCACCCGAGACAGGCGCCCGTGCCTTAGGAAGCGCTGCGGGCCCCGGCCTTCTCAGTAAGCATGTCGACCCCGCGCGAGATCACTTCACCGTACAGGTCATCCGGGTCGAGGCGGCGCAGCTCCTCCGCCAGGCAGTCCCGGAGGCTGCGGCGCGGGAGCGAAATGTCGTGTACCGGCTGCTCGGGCTGTGTGAGCGTCGCGATGTCGGGGACGGAGCGCTCAAGCTCGATGACCCCGGAGTCGCGGATGAGCCGCACGCCGTGGATCCCGCTGGATCCGGTCGCGCTGATCGTGAGCTCGTGGTCGACAGGGATGTCGAGCTCGAGCTGCAGCCAGGCGGCGAGCAGGATCGTCGAGGGCGAGTCGGGAGCGCCCGAGACCTCGACGGCGGTGATCGGCTCGTACGGCGGCTGATCGAGAACGGCGGCGAGCTGCGCCCGCCAGAGCGTGAGGCGGGTCCAGGCGAAGTCAGTGTCACCGGGTGCGTAGGTGGAGGCCAGGTGATGCAGCGCCTCCGCCGGGTTCGCCTGGGCCGAGGCGTCGGTGATGCGCCGGGTCGCGATACGGCCGATCGGCGACATCGAGGCGTTCTCGGGCGCGCTGTTCGGCCACCAGGCGACGACGGGAGCATCGGGGAGGAGCAGGCCCGTGACCAGGCTCTCCTCGTCCACGGCCGCATCGCCGTAAGGGCGCAGGACGACGACCTCGCTCGCGCCGGCGTCCCCTCCGACCCGGATTTGCGCATCGACTCGGGCGGTCGCGTCGACCGGGACCGTGGTGGTGCCGTCATCCTTCGAGACCACGATGACGCGCATCGGATGCTCGCGGGACGCATCGTTGGCGGCCTCGATGGCCTCCTCCTCGTGACCCCGGGAGGTCGCGATGATGAGGGTCAGAACGCGGCCGAGGGCGACGGCGCCGCCCTCCTCGCGGATCTTGACGAGGGTCTTCGAGACCTCGCTCGTCGTGGTGTCGGGCAGATCGACGATCATGGGCGCCTCCAGGTGCGGCCGTCGCGGGCGAGGAGCTCGTCGGCGGAATCGGGGCCCCAGGTTCCGGGGCGGTACTGCTCGGGCTGGCCCTGCGTGGCCCAGAACTCCTCGATCGGGTCGAGGATCTTCCAGGACAGCTCGACTTCCTCGTGCCGGGGGAACAGCGGCGGCTCGCCCAGCAGGACGTCGAGGATGAGGCGCTCGTAGGCCTCGGGGCTCGCCTCCGTGAAGGCGTGGCCGTAGCCGAAGTCCATCGTCACGTCACGCACCTGCATCCCGGCGCCGGGCACCTTGGAGCCGAAGCGCATGGTGACGCCCTCGTCGGGCTGCACGCGGATGACGAGCGCGTTCTGGCCGAGCGACGTGGTCTGGCTCTCGGCGAAGAGCTGCTGCGGTGCGCGCTTGAACACGACGGCGATCTCGGTGACACGGCGACCGAGGCGCTTCCCGGCCCGCAGGTAGAACGGGACGCCGGCCCAGCGGCGGGTACCGATGTCCAGGCGCATGGCGGCGTAGGTCTCGGTGGTCGAGGTGGGGCTCATGCCGTCCTCGTCGAGGAAGCCGAGCACCTTTTCCCCGCCCTGCCACCCGCCGGCGTACTGCCCGCGAGCGGTCGCGCT from Rathayibacter rathayi encodes the following:
- a CDS encoding glucose-6-phosphate dehydrogenase assembly protein OpcA, which produces MIVDLPDTTTSEVSKTLVKIREEGGAVALGRVLTLIIATSRGHEEEAIEAANDASREHPMRVIVVSKDDGTTTVPVDATARVDAQIRVGGDAGASEVVVLRPYGDAAVDEESLVTGLLLPDAPVVAWWPNSAPENASMSPIGRIATRRITDASAQANPAEALHHLASTYAPGDTDFAWTRLTLWRAQLAAVLDQPPYEPITAVEVSGAPDSPSTILLAAWLQLELDIPVDHELTISATGSSGIHGVRLIRDSGVIELERSVPDIATLTQPEQPVHDISLPRRSLRDCLAEELRRLDPDDLYGEVISRGVDMLTEKAGARSAS